The following proteins are encoded in a genomic region of Victivallis lenta:
- the rsmH gene encoding 16S rRNA (cytosine(1402)-N(4))-methyltransferase RsmH, whose amino-acid sequence MAELFEHIPVLGAEVLEFLTFPADRPARLIDGTLGGGGHSAMLLRRYPQLALLGIDRDEAALAKAAETLAFASGRTRFVRGNYSELAGIAAENGWKKVDGILLDIGVSSPQIDRPERGFSWRAEGPLDMRMDRRSELTASRLLNTAAERELERIFREYGEVAKSRKLAAAVVRARQEKPFAVTSDLVALCDGVLGRSRPGQLPAPTLVFQALRIAVNDELGELERALPAATELLNREGRLAVISFHSLEDRIVKNFFRDEAASCSCPPGLPVCICGKIPALRVVTRKAVTAGPEELEKNRRSAPAKLRVAEKII is encoded by the coding sequence ATGGCGGAGCTGTTTGAACATATTCCGGTGCTCGGAGCCGAGGTGCTCGAGTTCCTGACCTTTCCGGCGGACCGGCCGGCCCGGCTGATCGACGGGACACTCGGCGGCGGCGGCCACAGCGCGATGCTGCTCCGGCGGTATCCGCAGCTTGCGCTGCTCGGCATCGACCGGGACGAAGCCGCGCTGGCGAAAGCGGCCGAAACGCTTGCTTTCGCCTCCGGCCGGACCCGTTTCGTCCGCGGCAACTATTCGGAGCTGGCGGGGATCGCCGCAGAGAACGGCTGGAAGAAAGTCGACGGCATCCTGCTCGACATCGGCGTCTCATCGCCGCAGATCGACCGCCCGGAACGCGGTTTCTCGTGGAGGGCGGAGGGACCGCTCGACATGCGGATGGACCGCCGCTCGGAACTCACGGCCAGCCGCCTGCTGAATACGGCGGCGGAGCGCGAACTCGAGCGGATTTTCCGCGAATACGGCGAAGTCGCCAAATCGCGGAAGCTCGCGGCGGCGGTAGTCAGGGCCCGGCAGGAGAAACCGTTCGCGGTGACATCGGACCTCGTCGCCCTGTGCGACGGGGTGCTCGGCCGGAGCCGTCCGGGGCAGCTCCCGGCGCCCACGCTCGTTTTCCAGGCGCTGCGGATCGCGGTGAACGACGAACTCGGCGAACTTGAGCGGGCGCTGCCCGCCGCGACGGAACTGCTGAACCGGGAGGGGCGTCTGGCGGTGATCAGCTTTCACTCGCTCGAAGACCGGATCGTGAAGAATTTCTTCCGGGACGAAGCTGCAAGCTGCAGCTGTCCGCCGGGTCTGCCGGTCTGCATCTGCGGGAAGATTCCGGCCCTGCGGGTCGTCACCCGCAAAGCCGTGACCGCAGGACCGGAAGAGCTGGAGAAAAACCGGCGCAGCGCGCCCGCGAAGCTGAGAGTCGCGGAAAAAATCATTTAG
- a CDS encoding peptidoglycan D,D-transpeptidase FtsI family protein — translation MQSTNDKIRNRIRWVAILFIPVVIVLAVRLYFIQVVQHEFYLEKARARYTTTKVTAGKRGEIFDFHGNLLVSNVPCVHITADPSHLKKPGQRQRLAYLLAAEFPEKSYQDFYDRLVPTRTKKDEDGNVVLKEDGTPETVPNRYAMIARGVSLEKAAQVREIARLNKLNALFFQDSYMRAYPKGSLLSNVLGFTNVVDDSDVAQIGLEKYFDKQMTAQFGREIYERDRIGRPLLYGPHVSEEARDGRNLYLTISEPIQSILEEELDASFAEWKPATLYAAIVDPKTGNVLAMAQRPTFDPNDRSTYTDAAGRTRIAEDSIEPGSIIKPFTIGKALDWGFVTPETEIDCDKGTWIYLGKPLRDSHPYDKLTVAGVIQKSSNIGTAKVAMKLGEERVYQALRMFGFGEKTNLPFRTETSGYLPRVSKWDGLSITRFPIGYGIRVTPLQMLRAYCALANGGRMPQLRLVDRVEDPSTGEIQHIPVSEPVQLFDHPEKHRELIDMMIKVTQKGGTAYKAALPGYEVAGKTGTSRKYIPGRGYVGGKYFSSFVGFVPARDPAFVMLVTMDEPTGAYYAATVAVPTFKRVSQRVLRHMNIPPDPALLPENNRTPAGQ, via the coding sequence ATGCAGAGCACCAACGACAAGATCCGGAACCGGATCCGCTGGGTTGCAATCCTGTTCATTCCGGTTGTGATCGTTCTGGCGGTCCGGCTCTACTTCATTCAGGTCGTGCAGCACGAATTCTATCTGGAAAAAGCGCGCGCCAGGTATACGACGACGAAAGTGACGGCCGGCAAGCGCGGCGAAATTTTCGATTTTCACGGGAATCTGCTGGTCAGCAACGTTCCGTGCGTCCACATCACCGCCGACCCGTCCCATCTGAAAAAACCGGGGCAGCGGCAGCGCCTCGCCTATCTGCTCGCCGCCGAGTTCCCGGAAAAGAGCTACCAGGATTTCTACGACCGGCTCGTTCCCACCCGCACGAAGAAGGATGAGGACGGCAACGTCGTGCTGAAGGAAGACGGCACCCCCGAAACGGTTCCGAACCGCTACGCGATGATCGCCCGCGGCGTGTCGCTCGAAAAAGCCGCTCAGGTGCGCGAGATCGCCAGACTCAACAAGCTCAATGCGCTCTTCTTCCAGGACTCCTACATGCGCGCCTATCCGAAAGGTTCGCTGCTCTCCAACGTACTAGGCTTCACGAACGTGGTCGACGACAGCGACGTCGCCCAGATCGGGCTCGAGAAATATTTCGACAAGCAGATGACCGCGCAGTTCGGGCGCGAAATCTACGAGCGCGACCGGATCGGCCGCCCGCTGCTCTACGGCCCCCATGTGTCGGAGGAGGCGCGGGACGGGCGGAATCTCTATTTGACCATCAGCGAACCGATCCAGTCCATTCTCGAGGAAGAGCTCGACGCCTCCTTCGCGGAGTGGAAGCCGGCGACGCTCTATGCCGCGATCGTCGACCCGAAGACCGGCAATGTGCTGGCCATGGCCCAGCGCCCGACCTTCGACCCGAACGACCGCTCGACCTACACCGATGCCGCCGGACGCACCCGCATCGCCGAAGACAGCATCGAGCCCGGCTCGATCATCAAGCCCTTCACGATCGGCAAGGCGCTCGACTGGGGGTTCGTCACTCCGGAAACCGAAATCGACTGCGACAAGGGAACCTGGATCTACCTCGGCAAACCGCTGCGCGATTCCCACCCGTACGACAAGCTGACCGTGGCCGGCGTCATTCAGAAATCGAGCAACATCGGAACCGCGAAGGTCGCCATGAAACTTGGAGAGGAGCGCGTCTACCAGGCGCTGCGCATGTTCGGCTTCGGAGAAAAAACCAACCTGCCCTTCCGTACCGAAACCAGCGGCTACCTGCCGCGCGTCTCGAAGTGGGACGGGCTGTCGATCACGCGCTTTCCGATCGGTTACGGCATTCGGGTGACTCCGCTGCAGATGCTGCGCGCCTACTGCGCACTGGCCAACGGCGGCCGCATGCCGCAGCTCCGGCTCGTCGACCGCGTCGAAGACCCCTCGACCGGTGAAATCCAGCACATTCCGGTGAGCGAGCCCGTCCAGCTTTTCGACCACCCCGAGAAGCATCGCGAGCTGATCGATATGATGATCAAGGTGACCCAGAAGGGCGGTACCGCTTATAAAGCGGCCCTCCCCGGCTACGAAGTTGCCGGCAAAACCGGCACGAGCCGGAAATATATTCCGGGCCGGGGGTATGTGGGCGGAAAATATTTTTCAAGTTTCGTCGGCTTCGTTCCGGCGCGCGATCCGGCCTTCGTCATGCTCGTCACGATGGACGAGCCGACCGGCGCCTACTATGCCGCCACCGTGGCGGTGCCGACCTTCAAGCGCGTGTCGCAGCGGGTGCTCCGGCATATGAACATCCCGCCCGACCCCGCGCTGCTGCCCGAAAACAACAGAACCCCGGCTGGACAATGA
- a CDS encoding division/cell wall cluster transcriptional repressor MraZ: MAVTGTSLFQGLYLGEYDHALDAQCRVTLPSDWRNPEGATELVMIPARGKALVLLPIQTFLDFVKKATKLAIANPKMQMALAYLGSRSRQCRCDKQGRIALDRKMLDEIEVKNQLKLIGAVTHIRLSAPENWQIPDDEGTLNMYLDEIQKVSDEGDGIASLLADAINKKDRL, from the coding sequence ATGGCAGTGACGGGGACGAGTCTTTTTCAGGGGCTTTATCTGGGCGAGTACGACCACGCGTTGGACGCCCAGTGCCGCGTCACGCTTCCGAGCGACTGGCGGAACCCGGAAGGTGCTACGGAGCTGGTGATGATTCCGGCCCGCGGCAAGGCGCTCGTGCTGCTGCCGATTCAGACCTTTCTTGATTTCGTCAAGAAGGCGACGAAGCTCGCGATTGCGAATCCCAAGATGCAGATGGCGCTCGCGTACCTCGGTTCGCGGTCGCGCCAGTGCCGCTGCGACAAGCAGGGACGCATCGCCCTCGACCGGAAAATGCTCGATGAGATCGAGGTGAAGAACCAGCTCAAGCTCATCGGGGCCGTAACCCATATCCGTCTTTCGGCGCCGGAAAACTGGCAGATTCCGGACGACGAAGGAACGTTGAACATGTATCTGGACGAAATCCAGAAGGTCAGCGACGAAGGCGACGGCATCGCCTCATTGCTGGCCGATGCGATCAATAAAAAGGACCGGCTGTAA
- a CDS encoding AGE family epimerase/isomerase produces the protein MHDYNEIIGRYEDELLNRVTPFWAERAVDRENGGFFNSLDREGNCFDTAKSIAMQWRNVYMFAALYNSEYSKDEYLELARFGFDFCWRTRRPDDGGYPAMTNAAGTPLMPGRGGFMGTMIFVYAGCACAELFRATGEERFREEARSCFTNYLAGLKESEHFSRSELFPPMRRRGCYMHLCHLCRTMLVCGCEFDDKVRTALEMTFEIIPRFYCPEAGRWLESVPTDGGFRLESSLFRTVIPGHDFETMWFLIQGAELAGNREILDRVPEWTLRIFDYTTDRKNGGLFYYMDALDKPVWDGRDMVKGWWTHNEALLAAAFSYRISGDERLFERFREVDEWSWRHFRDPDYPEWFGLVNYDGTVSNGFKGSPSKTFFHLPRALYNCIQVFKALAK, from the coding sequence ATGCATGACTATAATGAGATCATCGGCCGCTATGAAGATGAACTGCTGAACCGCGTCACTCCGTTCTGGGCGGAACGCGCCGTCGACCGGGAGAACGGCGGTTTCTTCAACTCGCTCGACCGGGAGGGCAACTGCTTCGATACGGCGAAGAGCATCGCGATGCAGTGGCGGAACGTCTATATGTTCGCCGCGCTGTACAACTCCGAATATTCGAAGGACGAGTATCTGGAGCTGGCCCGGTTCGGCTTCGATTTCTGCTGGAGGACGCGCCGTCCCGACGACGGCGGCTATCCGGCCATGACCAACGCCGCCGGCACTCCGCTCATGCCCGGCAGGGGCGGATTCATGGGGACGATGATTTTCGTCTATGCCGGGTGCGCCTGCGCCGAGCTGTTCCGCGCCACCGGGGAGGAGCGCTTCCGCGAGGAGGCGCGCAGCTGCTTCACGAATTACCTGGCAGGGCTGAAGGAATCCGAGCACTTTTCGCGTTCGGAGCTGTTTCCGCCGATGCGCCGCCGCGGCTGCTACATGCATCTCTGCCATCTCTGCCGCACGATGCTGGTCTGCGGCTGCGAATTCGACGACAAGGTCCGGACCGCGCTGGAGATGACCTTTGAGATCATTCCGCGCTTCTACTGTCCCGAAGCCGGCCGCTGGCTTGAGAGCGTGCCGACCGACGGCGGCTTCCGGCTCGAGAGTTCTCTGTTCCGCACGGTGATTCCGGGACACGATTTCGAGACGATGTGGTTTCTTATCCAGGGGGCGGAGCTGGCCGGGAACCGGGAGATTCTCGACCGGGTGCCGGAGTGGACGCTGCGGATTTTCGACTACACCACCGACCGGAAGAACGGCGGGCTCTTCTACTATATGGATGCGCTGGACAAACCGGTCTGGGACGGACGCGATATGGTCAAGGGATGGTGGACGCACAACGAAGCGCTGCTGGCGGCCGCCTTCTCCTACCGGATCTCGGGCGACGAACGGCTGTTTGAGCGCTTCCGGGAGGTCGACGAGTGGAGCTGGAGGCATTTCCGCGATCCCGATTACCCGGAGTGGTTCGGCCTGGTCAACTACGACGGCACGGTGAGCAACGGCTTCAAGGGGTCGCCGTCGAAGACTTTCTTCCACCTGCCGCGCGCGCTCTACAACTGCATTCAGGTGTTTAAAGCGCTTGCGAAATAA
- a CDS encoding site-2 protease family protein, whose translation MDWILDILSVVFVFVAIGFCIFSHELGHFLAAKWRGLHIDAFSLGFKPFWRKKINGVEYRLGWLPFGGYVELPQVDATDAIPKAADGTELPRAKPLDRIITAVAGPLFNILSGLLIACFVWWVGLPQDTPKMRELSVLTVDEAGPEWQAGLRPGDRIVKINGEPFFATWREIILNKILFTVGAVELDVIRDGKPVKISYVPAENPNAPRQLKAEKIAWPFFSVLIPIDMHPAPGSPAEKAGVKEGDVLVAVNGEPVSDFAAYQAEIDISGSEGKPVALTLRRGKETVELSVLPAPLRDLAEQYSIYRIGVRFNPAATEDGLVVIGTEAGYPAEKAGILAGDRIRKLNGAAVPDYDTFLTALAARKGEPSTIELERDGKTLEVTVSPLMIYPHTIGAELAMLDHPTPLQQFYNTFEMSRKSLIGILVGLGNKLGLTEQTSSLKPSHMSGPLGMGMVLFTSVRHSSFVSAVYFMVIISFALAIFNLFPLPVLDGGHITFGLIEIIFRRPLPTVVIKGLSTVFVVLLIGLMVYVTFSDGRRLLRNTGLISVDADTPQPAAAAAENSAGAKAEAADGSVTSK comes from the coding sequence ATGGATTGGATTCTTGACATACTTTCCGTGGTCTTCGTCTTTGTGGCCATCGGATTCTGCATCTTTTCGCACGAGCTCGGGCACTTCCTCGCCGCCAAATGGCGCGGGCTGCACATCGATGCGTTTTCGCTCGGTTTCAAACCGTTCTGGCGGAAGAAAATCAACGGTGTGGAGTACCGGCTCGGCTGGCTTCCGTTCGGCGGCTACGTCGAGCTGCCGCAGGTCGACGCGACCGACGCGATCCCGAAAGCGGCGGACGGCACGGAGCTGCCGCGCGCCAAACCGCTCGACCGGATCATCACGGCTGTGGCCGGGCCGCTCTTCAACATTCTCTCCGGGCTGCTGATCGCCTGTTTCGTCTGGTGGGTCGGGCTGCCGCAGGACACGCCGAAAATGCGCGAGCTCTCCGTCCTGACCGTCGATGAGGCGGGGCCGGAGTGGCAGGCGGGGCTGCGCCCCGGCGACCGGATCGTCAAGATCAACGGAGAACCGTTCTTCGCGACCTGGCGGGAAATCATCCTCAACAAGATCCTGTTCACGGTCGGCGCGGTCGAACTGGATGTGATCCGGGACGGCAAGCCGGTGAAGATCTCGTACGTCCCGGCTGAAAACCCGAACGCGCCCCGTCAGCTCAAGGCGGAAAAAATCGCCTGGCCGTTCTTTTCCGTGCTGATTCCGATCGACATGCATCCGGCGCCCGGTTCTCCGGCCGAGAAAGCCGGCGTGAAGGAAGGCGACGTGCTGGTCGCCGTCAACGGCGAACCGGTGTCGGATTTCGCCGCTTATCAGGCGGAAATCGACATCTCCGGCAGCGAGGGGAAACCGGTTGCGCTGACGCTGCGCCGCGGCAAGGAGACAGTCGAGCTCTCCGTCCTGCCCGCGCCGCTCAGGGACCTGGCCGAACAATACAGCATCTACCGCATCGGCGTCCGCTTCAATCCCGCCGCGACGGAAGACGGACTCGTCGTCATCGGAACCGAGGCGGGCTATCCGGCCGAAAAAGCCGGAATCCTGGCCGGAGACCGGATCAGGAAGCTCAACGGAGCTGCGGTGCCGGATTACGACACCTTCCTTACGGCCCTCGCCGCCCGGAAGGGAGAGCCCTCCACAATCGAACTCGAACGCGACGGGAAGACGCTCGAGGTGACCGTTTCCCCGCTGATGATCTATCCGCACACGATCGGCGCGGAGCTTGCGATGCTCGATCACCCGACGCCGCTCCAGCAATTCTACAACACTTTCGAGATGAGCCGGAAATCGCTGATCGGCATTCTGGTCGGGCTCGGCAACAAACTCGGGCTCACCGAACAGACCAGCTCGCTCAAACCGAGCCACATGTCCGGGCCGCTCGGCATGGGCATGGTGCTCTTCACGTCGGTTCGCCACTCGTCGTTCGTGAGCGCGGTCTATTTCATGGTCATCATCTCGTTCGCGCTGGCGATCTTCAACCTGTTCCCGCTGCCGGTGCTCGACGGCGGACACATCACCTTCGGACTGATCGAGATCATCTTCCGGCGGCCGCTGCCGACCGTGGTGATCAAAGGGCTGTCCACCGTGTTCGTCGTGCTCCTGATCGGCCTCATGGTCTACGTCACATTCTCCGACGGGCGCCGGCTGCTGCGCAACACCGGCCTGATTTCCGTCGATGCCGATACGCCGCAGCCGGCGGCAGCCGCCGCGGAAAACTCGGCAGGGGCAAAAGCGGAGGCGGCCGATGGCAGCGTCACGTCGAAATAG
- a CDS encoding sialate O-acetylesterase, producing the protein MFRSMWMRTLPAAALILGGLAAEAKVELAPVFSDNAVLQRDVEVPVWGFADPGESVTVKFADQTKTTTAGDDGKWMVKLSPLAASKENRTLEASGPTNSVNAKNILVGEVWIASGQSNMEMPLWGGGEHYRHRNANGTGKEVADRTNLPLLRFTNMPRQWSTTPSEKEPVKWNQAVPGAELERASATAFFFGRELLKELDVPIGILGAYWGGTRIEPWTPPEGFNSVPEVANIARSVNAKIPGTKTHKEVSDKVIADYSNWLAAYKDAIAKGEQPPQPPAFPAEQKPFGRHQDPTVLYNKMLYGFVPYAVRGAIWYQGESNLGDKMLYKSKMQALLNGWKQVFRNPGLKLYFVQLAPYTYNNGDPTMLPQLREAQQAFADGEKDAGMAIISDAVHNVRDIHPADKEIVGKRLAYLALNRDYGRSDIKADSPRLKSSRVEGNKFILDFDFVESWKAPGNTIPFFEVAGADCEFFPARAEIDGTRLAVSSDKVSEPKSLRYMWNETNEGKLANEAGLVLGSFQIPYNPTFEELLTAYKANSRLVYEYDLKSGSGFGDKTKVNYVVDNSDAIKGRITRITYLAEIVKKDGEKQFVCVSMDPFTTNVRQIGVPVKSSGAAFQTRVQNLNVLSNVSGVRTGRIKEGNIEFWPNNYGGQNKARIPGAANDKYDFGDEKTSPEIGYGSMQIHNFGARQTIFAYNNFSAGGNADIGIGNQPSGNPDWTFSANAKNCEKATLYVFVNEVPRDDTKYLDAVKARVPEAASMRLAYAYDLRSGSGFGDRTRVRYAADNSDLLAGKAKKVGYLMVLTDKSGRENWVYAAMDAFDPNVAKLGVPVKSTGAVFQKKISNLEVKSNTDKVKTGSFAEGNIEFWSSNYAQQNAAGIPGASEQTFDFGDRRTGDDPGYGSMQIHNFTEKQTVFAYNNFSAGASSDVGIGNQPGNQPDWTFSKSLQNCKDAWLYVLVDME; encoded by the coding sequence ATGTTTAGAAGCATGTGGATGCGAACGCTTCCGGCCGCCGCGCTCATTCTGGGCGGGCTTGCAGCCGAAGCGAAAGTCGAACTCGCGCCGGTCTTTTCGGACAACGCGGTTCTGCAGCGCGATGTGGAAGTCCCGGTCTGGGGCTTCGCCGACCCCGGCGAAAGCGTCACGGTGAAGTTCGCCGATCAGACGAAGACGACCACCGCCGGAGACGACGGCAAGTGGATGGTGAAGCTCTCTCCCCTCGCCGCCAGCAAGGAGAACCGCACGCTCGAGGCCTCGGGCCCGACAAACAGCGTGAACGCCAAAAACATCCTCGTCGGTGAAGTCTGGATCGCCAGCGGCCAGTCCAATATGGAGATGCCGCTCTGGGGCGGCGGAGAACACTACCGCCACCGCAACGCGAACGGCACCGGCAAGGAGGTTGCCGACCGCACGAACCTGCCGCTGCTGCGCTTTACGAACATGCCGCGCCAGTGGAGCACGACCCCGTCCGAAAAGGAGCCGGTCAAATGGAATCAGGCGGTGCCGGGAGCCGAACTCGAAAGAGCCAGCGCCACGGCCTTCTTCTTCGGCCGCGAGCTGCTGAAGGAGCTCGACGTGCCGATCGGCATCCTCGGCGCCTACTGGGGCGGAACCCGGATTGAACCGTGGACGCCGCCGGAGGGGTTCAATTCGGTTCCCGAGGTCGCAAACATCGCCAGAAGCGTGAATGCGAAGATTCCCGGCACGAAGACCCATAAGGAAGTCAGCGACAAGGTCATCGCGGATTACAGCAACTGGCTCGCCGCCTACAAGGACGCGATCGCGAAGGGCGAACAGCCGCCGCAGCCGCCCGCTTTCCCGGCCGAGCAGAAGCCGTTCGGGCGCCATCAGGACCCGACCGTGCTCTACAATAAGATGCTCTACGGTTTCGTCCCCTATGCGGTCCGCGGCGCAATCTGGTATCAGGGCGAATCGAACCTCGGCGACAAGATGCTTTACAAGAGCAAGATGCAGGCGCTGCTGAACGGCTGGAAGCAGGTGTTCCGGAATCCCGGACTGAAGCTCTACTTCGTCCAGCTTGCGCCCTACACCTACAACAACGGCGACCCGACCATGCTGCCGCAGCTCCGCGAAGCGCAGCAGGCGTTCGCGGACGGCGAAAAAGATGCCGGCATGGCGATCATCAGCGACGCCGTTCACAACGTCCGCGACATCCATCCGGCCGACAAGGAGATCGTCGGCAAACGTCTCGCCTACCTTGCGCTGAACCGCGACTACGGCCGCAGCGACATCAAGGCGGATTCGCCGCGCCTCAAGAGCTCCCGCGTCGAGGGCAATAAGTTCATCCTCGACTTCGATTTCGTCGAAAGCTGGAAGGCGCCCGGAAACACGATCCCGTTCTTCGAAGTGGCCGGCGCGGACTGCGAATTCTTCCCGGCCCGGGCAGAAATCGACGGCACCCGGCTCGCGGTCAGTTCCGACAAGGTTTCCGAACCGAAGAGCCTGCGTTATATGTGGAACGAAACCAACGAGGGCAAGCTTGCCAACGAGGCCGGACTGGTGCTCGGCTCGTTCCAGATTCCGTACAATCCGACCTTCGAAGAACTGCTCACCGCCTACAAGGCGAACAGCAGGCTCGTCTACGAATACGACCTCAAAAGCGGCTCCGGCTTCGGCGACAAAACCAAAGTCAACTACGTCGTCGACAACAGCGACGCGATCAAGGGAAGAATCACCCGGATCACCTATCTGGCGGAAATCGTGAAGAAGGACGGCGAAAAGCAGTTCGTCTGCGTCTCGATGGACCCGTTCACCACGAACGTCAGGCAGATCGGCGTACCGGTCAAATCCTCCGGCGCCGCATTCCAGACCCGGGTTCAGAACCTGAACGTGCTGAGCAACGTCAGCGGCGTCCGGACCGGCCGGATCAAAGAGGGCAACATCGAATTCTGGCCGAACAATTACGGCGGCCAGAACAAGGCCCGCATCCCGGGCGCGGCCAACGACAAATATGACTTCGGCGACGAGAAAACCTCTCCCGAAATCGGTTACGGCTCGATGCAGATCCACAACTTCGGCGCCCGGCAGACGATCTTCGCCTACAACAACTTCTCGGCCGGCGGCAATGCGGATATCGGCATCGGCAACCAGCCCTCCGGCAATCCGGACTGGACCTTCTCCGCCAACGCGAAGAACTGCGAAAAGGCGACGCTGTACGTCTTCGTCAACGAAGTTCCGCGCGACGACACGAAGTATCTCGACGCGGTCAAAGCCCGTGTTCCCGAAGCTGCCTCGATGCGTCTCGCCTACGCTTACGACCTCAGGAGCGGTTCCGGCTTCGGCGACCGGACCCGGGTCCGGTACGCCGCGGACAACAGCGATCTCCTGGCCGGGAAAGCGAAAAAGGTCGGTTATCTCATGGTGCTGACCGACAAGAGCGGCCGGGAGAACTGGGTCTATGCCGCGATGGATGCGTTCGACCCGAACGTCGCGAAACTCGGCGTCCCGGTCAAGTCAACCGGCGCCGTCTTCCAGAAGAAGATCAGCAACCTCGAAGTCAAATCCAACACGGACAAGGTCAAAACCGGTTCGTTCGCGGAGGGCAACATCGAATTCTGGTCGAGCAACTACGCGCAGCAGAATGCCGCAGGCATCCCGGGAGCTTCGGAGCAGACCTTCGATTTCGGTGACCGGAGAACCGGCGACGACCCCGGCTACGGTTCGATGCAGATCCACAACTTCACCGAGAAGCAGACCGTTTTCGCCTACAACAACTTCTCGGCCGGAGCCTCTTCCGACGTCGGCATCGGCAACCAGCCCGGCAACCAGCCGGACTGGACCTTCTCGAAATCGCTGCAGAACTGCAAAGACGCCTGGCTCTATGTCCTCGTCGACATGGAGTAG
- the ispG gene encoding flavodoxin-dependent (E)-4-hydroxy-3-methylbut-2-enyl-diphosphate synthase produces MAASRRNSRLIRVGAVAVGGDSPVSIQSMTNTDTRDAAATLNQIRALHRLGCQIIRVAVPDPAAAAAIRAIRAESPIPVVADIHFDYRLALAAMENGADAIRLNPGNLNDEGGLEQVAALAVERGIPIRVGANSGSVRTALVRRYQSRGMSRDEAVAEALVDSALEQCRLLESFGVTQIKAALKSSSVPVTVAAYRKFAARTDYPLHIGVTEAGTPARGVIKSAVGIGTLLMEGIGDTLRVSLTGDPAEEVIAGRRILEACGLRDAMPEIISCPTCGRTEIDLIGLAEKVEELVADIKESGHDIKLRKVAVMGCAVNGPGEARDADLGVAGSRNGKLVIFKFGKVVGAFDPDAGFEYFKLEILKNSTRTGEDRNV; encoded by the coding sequence ATGGCAGCGTCACGTCGAAATAGCCGGCTCATCCGGGTCGGCGCTGTGGCGGTCGGCGGCGACAGCCCGGTATCGATCCAGTCGATGACCAACACCGATACGCGCGACGCCGCCGCGACGCTGAACCAGATCCGGGCGCTGCACCGGCTCGGCTGCCAGATCATCCGGGTCGCGGTTCCGGACCCGGCGGCGGCCGCGGCAATCCGGGCCATCCGGGCGGAGAGCCCGATTCCGGTCGTCGCCGACATCCATTTCGACTACCGCCTCGCGCTGGCCGCGATGGAGAACGGCGCCGACGCCATCCGGCTCAACCCCGGCAATCTGAACGACGAAGGCGGCCTCGAACAGGTGGCGGCCCTCGCCGTTGAGCGCGGAATCCCGATCCGGGTCGGCGCGAATTCCGGCAGCGTCCGCACCGCCCTCGTGCGCCGGTACCAGAGCCGCGGCATGAGCCGCGACGAGGCCGTCGCCGAAGCGCTCGTCGACAGCGCCCTCGAGCAGTGCCGGCTGCTCGAAAGCTTCGGCGTCACACAGATCAAGGCGGCACTGAAATCGTCAAGCGTGCCGGTCACCGTCGCGGCGTACCGCAAATTCGCGGCCCGGACGGATTATCCGCTCCACATCGGCGTCACCGAAGCCGGGACGCCGGCGCGCGGCGTCATCAAATCCGCAGTCGGCATCGGCACGCTCCTGATGGAGGGAATCGGCGACACGCTCCGGGTCAGCCTGACCGGAGATCCGGCCGAGGAAGTTATCGCCGGGCGGCGGATTCTCGAAGCGTGCGGACTCCGCGACGCGATGCCCGAAATCATCTCCTGCCCGACCTGCGGCCGCACCGAAATCGACCTGATCGGACTCGCCGAGAAGGTCGAAGAGCTCGTCGCCGACATCAAGGAGTCGGGGCATGACATCAAGCTGCGCAAAGTCGCCGTGATGGGCTGCGCGGTCAACGGCCCCGGCGAGGCGCGCGACGCGGATCTCGGCGTCGCCGGCAGCAGGAACGGCAAACTCGTGATTTTCAAGTTCGGCAAAGTAGTCGGCGCCTTCGACCCCGATGCCGGATTCGAATATTTCAAACTGGAGATACTGAAAAACAGTACTCGAACAGGGGAGGACAGGAATGTTTAG